One genomic window of Magnolia sinica isolate HGM2019 chromosome 3, MsV1, whole genome shotgun sequence includes the following:
- the LOC131239031 gene encoding MDIS1-interacting receptor like kinase 2-like encodes MEWKATLLSPQALHSWSLPSANASANTISPCKWYGISCNGLGSVIEISLPSAGVQGKLHNLSFSSFPNLLRLNLSDNTLTGTIPADIGTLSRLVSLNISMNNLSGVLPLSIANLSHLSELDIWSNEITGPIPPSLGNLKNLFELALSQNNLTGPIPPALEVGNLMNLNHLELSDNLLTGSIPSTLGNLTKLMNLQLQRNQISGSIPLEIGNLVNPNGLELASNLLTGSIPSSLGNFTKLERFSAFDNHLNGEIPKSFRNCTRLTRVRLEGNQLIANVSEVFGVYQHLYFMDVSNNRLFGELSPNWGECKNLTRLQLSGNRITGKIPPEIGQLKQLEYLVLKEIGKLSNLEVLDLSMNHLSGPIPPQLGDCSKLRYLKLSENDLNGSIPLQIGNLVYLQDLLDLSHNSLNGEISPQLGKLHVLEKLNLSHNMLSGSIPPSFEAMFSLQSIDFSYNALEGPLPNSKNFQKAPAMAFIKNKGLCGEVQGLRPCNAPSIRHGDARKGRQVVIFIVLPLLAALFLLFIVVGVSSIYSQRRRNKEKVVLERSSRNPFSIWNYDGIDAFEQIVEVTEGFDDKYCIGIGGYGKVYKANLPSGQVVAVKKLHPLEGGDQSDQRSFRNEIRALTEIRHRNIVKLYGFCSHAQFSFLVYEYMERGSLAGILSNDREAAEFDWTLRAKVIKGVAHALSYMHHDCTQPIVHRDLSSNNVLLNSELEACVSDFGTARLLIPDLSNWTMLAGTYGYIALELAYTIRVTEKCDVYSFGVVALEVMMGRHPGELISSLTPPSRQDTLLKDMLDQRLPDPTAVVAHEVIFVVSMALSCIRLDPNSRPTMHHVAQELSIGGSSFSLGPFHALTLHQLMDLEV; translated from the exons ATGGAATGGAAAGCCACCCTCTTGTCACCACAAGCTCTCCATTCATGGTCACTTCCATCTGCTAATGCTAGTGCCAACACAATCTCTCCGTGCAAATGGTATGGGATCTCCTGCAACGGCCTTGGAAGCGTAATAGAGATAAGCTTACCCAGTGCAGGCGTACAAGGTAAGCTTCATAACTTGAGTTTCTCGTCATTTCCAAACCTCCTCCGTCTCAATCTCAGTGACAACACACTCACTGGAACCATCCCAGCTGATATCGGCACTCTTTCCAGACTCGTCTCCCTCAATATCTCTATGAATAATCTCTCTGGAGTTCTACCTCTTTCAATTGCTAACCTTTCTCACCTTTCAGAGCTCGACATCTGGTCTAATGAAATAACTGGGCCTATTCCTCCATCTTTAG gaaatctcaagaatttgTTTGAGTTGGCATTGTCACAAAACAATCTGACGGGTccaatccctcctgctttag aagttgggaatttaatgaatctGAACCATCTTGAGCTGTCAGACaaccttctaacaggttctattccttccactttagggaacttgacaAAACTGATGAACCTCCAACTCCAAagaaatcaaatttctggttcaattcctctaGAAATTGGGAATTTAGTAAATCCCAATGGGCTTGAGCTTGCTAGtaaccttctaacaggttctatcccttcctcTTTAGGAAACTTTACCAAGCTTGAACGCTTCTCTGCATTTGACAACCATTTAAATGGTGAGATCCCAAAAAGCTTTAGAAATTGCACTAGGTTAACTAGAGTTCGACTGGAGGGAAACCAGCTCATTGCAAATGTATCAGAAGTCTTTGGTGTATACCAGCATCTCTATTTCATGGATGTCAGCAACAACAGGTTGTTTGGTGAACTCTCACCAAACTGGGGAGAATGCAAAAACTTGACGAGGCTACAGTTATCTGGGAACAGGATCACTGGTAAAATTCCTCCCGAGATTGGGCAGTTGAAGCAGCTAGAGTACTTG GTACTGAAAGAGATTGGAAAACTCTCCAATTTGGAGGTTCTTGACTTGTCAATGAATCACCTAAGTGGTCCAATACCACCTCAATTAGGGGATTGCTCCAAACTCCGATATCTCAAATTGAGCGAAAACGATTTGAATGGAAGCATTCCATTGCAAATTGGTAACCTGGTATACTTACAGGATTTACTAGATCTCAGTCATAACTCGCTCAATGGAGAGATATCACCACAACTTGGGAAATTGCATGTGCTGGAAAAGTTAAACCTCTCCCACAACATGTTGTCGGGCTCCATTCCACCTTCTTTTGAAGCAATGTTCAGCTTGCAATCtattgatttttcatacaatgctTTGGAAGGTCCTCTTCCCAACAGCAAAAACTTTCAGAAGGCTCCTGCAATGGCATTCATAAAAAACAAAGGCTTATGTGGTGAAGTGCAAGGTTTGAGACCCTGCAACGCCCCTTCAATAAGGCATGGTGATGCAAGGAAAGGCCGCCAAGTTGTCATCTTCATTGTTCTTCCTCTCTTGGCAGccttgtttcttttatttatagTCGTTGGTGTTTCTTCCATTTATTCCCAAAGACGAAGAAATAAAGAGAAGGTGGTTCTTGAAAGGAGTAGCAGAaatccattttcaatatggaattatgatgggattgatgcATTTGAACAGATCGTGGAAGTGACAGAGGGTTTCGACGACAAATACTGCATCGGAATTGGAGGGTATGGAAAAGTTTACAAagcaaatctaccatcaggccaagtagtagctgtgaagaaacttCACCCACTCGAAGGTGGGGATCAATCcgatcaaagaagttttagaaatgAGATTCGAGCATTAACAGAAATCCGCCATCGTAACATTGTGAAGCTTTATGGTTTTTGTTCCCATGCTCAATTCTCATTTCTAGTCTATGAGTACATGGAAAGGGGAAGCTTGGCTGGCATCCTAAGCAACGACAGAGAAGCTGCAGAGTTTGACTGGACTCTAAGGGCGAAGGTtattaaaggtgtggcccatgcaTTATCTTACATGCACCATGATTGCACCCAACCAATTGTCCATCGAGACCTATCAAGCAACAACGTTCTGCTGAATTCGGAACTTGAGGCCTGTGTTTCTGACTTTGGCACTGCAAGATTGTTGATACCTGATTTGTCCAATTGGACTATGCTCGCCGGCACTTACGGATACATCGCTCTAG AGCTTGCATATACAATAAGGGTAACTGAAAAATGTGACGTATATAGCTTTGGCGTTGTGGCACTTGAAGTGATGATGGGAAGGCATCCTGGGGAGCTCATCTCCTCTTTGACACCACCAAGTAGACAAGATACACTGCTAAAGGATATGTTGGACCAACGTCTCCCAGACCCCACAGCTGTGGTTGCACACGAAGTCATATTTGTGGTGTCCATGGCACTTTCATGCATTCGGCTGGATCCAAACTCTCGGCCAACCATGCACCATGTGGCTCAAGAGTTATCTATTGGTGGGTCTTCCTTTTCTCTAGGGCCATTCCACGCACTTACATTACATCAACTCATGGATCTTGAGGTATAG